A genomic stretch from Dyella sp. M7H15-1 includes:
- the ppc gene encoding phosphoenolpyruvate carboxylase, whose product MEASRDLEFLPHDEPLREDVHRLGAMVGRMLAEQGGDSFYQRVEQVRMASIRRRREGRAVDDLAESLAGLDAEAAEALARAFATYFQAVNTAERVHRIRRRRDYQREGGKPQPESLLDVLQRLKEQGVGVDELLKWLFKLNVEPVFTAHPTEAMRRSLLEKEQAIVRALVDNFDPTRTPQERKEDDDRIFMALSAGWQTAEASPIRPSVQDEHHHVGFYLANPIYRIVPAFYEALADALQAVYGVAVPLPCLLSFATWVGGDMDGNPNVGAETIASSLATQRAHVLEHYVADIDALSRLLSQTDDRVDFDPALLQRLERYREQFPRAAATIRPRHADMPYRCLLTLMRARIQATLEEGHAEGYASAEELLDDLLLIVHSLIGHRGLNAGDYAVRRLIWRIRTFGFHMARLDVRQDSRVHDDALGALLHDEMWTQRQPADRIATLRSYASGEQTLARVDDAQAESLRAVFATLHESRGRYGKDAIGLYIISMARSAADVLAVLALARHGGFVVNNTGGEVPMDIAPLFETVDDLKNAPATLCALLDDPVYRAHLRARDDRQWVMLGYSDSGKDGGTLASRWGLQRAQMELLEVAQQAGIRLAFFHGRGGSASRGGARITPALMSSPRGSVGGVLRVTEQGEVIHRKYGIRALALRNLEQTVSAVLRASLRPREDEPCEGSWRERMATLAADSRRAYRELVDRDGFVDYFRAATPIDVIEQMALGSRPSRRRSMRGVEDLRAIPWVFAWTQCRSIITGWYGLGAALEQAVARHGEAVWIEMARDWPFFANLLDDVEMVLAKCDLDIAEAFSKLSGPLHDTFFTMIRDEFNRTRYWLLRLKGSEDLLRDDPRLSLSIRLRNPYVDPMSLMQVDLLQRWRAADRSDEHLLRALVACVNGVAQGLQNTG is encoded by the coding sequence ATGGAAGCCAGTCGCGATCTTGAATTCCTGCCCCACGATGAACCGCTACGCGAGGATGTGCATCGCCTCGGCGCTATGGTGGGGCGCATGTTGGCCGAGCAAGGTGGCGACAGCTTCTATCAGCGGGTGGAGCAAGTGCGGATGGCATCCATTCGCCGCCGGCGCGAGGGCCGCGCGGTCGATGATCTGGCTGAATCGCTGGCGGGGCTGGATGCTGAAGCAGCCGAAGCGCTCGCCCGCGCCTTTGCGACTTACTTCCAGGCAGTGAACACCGCTGAGCGTGTGCACCGTATCCGCCGTCGCCGTGACTATCAGCGCGAAGGCGGCAAGCCGCAGCCCGAATCGTTGCTCGACGTATTGCAACGCCTGAAAGAGCAAGGCGTGGGCGTGGATGAATTGCTAAAGTGGCTTTTCAAGCTCAACGTTGAGCCGGTCTTCACGGCGCACCCCACTGAAGCGATGCGTCGTTCCCTGCTGGAAAAGGAACAAGCGATCGTGCGCGCGTTGGTCGACAACTTCGACCCCACCCGCACGCCGCAGGAACGCAAGGAGGACGACGATCGTATCTTCATGGCGCTCTCGGCGGGATGGCAGACGGCCGAAGCATCGCCGATTCGCCCGAGCGTGCAGGATGAGCATCATCACGTCGGCTTCTATCTGGCTAACCCCATATATCGCATCGTGCCCGCTTTCTATGAAGCGCTGGCCGATGCCTTGCAAGCAGTTTATGGCGTAGCGGTACCGCTACCGTGCCTGCTCAGTTTTGCCACCTGGGTCGGTGGTGACATGGATGGCAATCCCAATGTGGGTGCCGAAACCATTGCCAGCAGCCTGGCCACGCAGCGCGCGCACGTGCTTGAGCACTACGTCGCGGACATCGATGCACTCTCACGCTTGCTCAGCCAGACAGACGACCGCGTGGACTTTGATCCGGCGCTGCTGCAACGGCTTGAGCGCTATCGCGAACAATTTCCACGCGCAGCAGCAACCATTCGTCCACGCCACGCAGACATGCCTTACCGCTGTTTGTTGACACTCATGCGCGCACGAATCCAAGCCACACTGGAAGAGGGGCATGCAGAGGGTTATGCCTCTGCCGAGGAATTGCTCGACGACTTGCTGCTGATCGTGCATAGCCTGATCGGTCACCGTGGCTTGAATGCCGGCGACTATGCCGTGCGTCGTCTGATTTGGCGTATACGCACCTTCGGCTTTCACATGGCGCGGCTGGATGTCAGGCAGGATTCGCGCGTACACGACGATGCATTGGGCGCCTTGTTGCACGATGAAATGTGGACGCAGCGCCAACCCGCCGACCGCATTGCGACATTGCGGTCTTATGCCAGCGGCGAGCAAACCTTGGCTCGGGTCGATGATGCGCAAGCCGAATCATTGCGCGCTGTTTTTGCTACGCTGCATGAATCACGCGGGCGCTATGGCAAAGATGCCATCGGTCTTTACATCATCAGCATGGCGCGCTCGGCGGCCGACGTCCTGGCAGTGCTTGCGTTAGCCAGGCACGGAGGCTTTGTCGTCAACAACACCGGTGGCGAAGTTCCCATGGATATCGCACCTCTGTTCGAAACCGTGGATGATCTGAAAAACGCGCCAGCGACATTGTGCGCTTTGCTGGATGATCCGGTCTATCGTGCGCATCTTCGTGCACGCGATGATCGTCAATGGGTGATGCTGGGCTACTCGGACAGCGGCAAAGATGGCGGCACGCTCGCTTCGCGCTGGGGACTGCAACGTGCCCAGATGGAATTGCTGGAGGTGGCACAACAGGCGGGCATTCGGCTGGCGTTCTTTCACGGTCGCGGCGGTTCAGCCAGTCGCGGTGGCGCGCGTATTACGCCTGCACTGATGTCGTCCCCGCGTGGCTCGGTGGGCGGTGTGCTGCGTGTGACTGAGCAAGGCGAGGTGATCCACCGCAAGTACGGCATTCGTGCCCTGGCTTTGCGCAATCTGGAGCAAACAGTGAGTGCGGTGCTGCGAGCCAGTTTGCGTCCGCGTGAAGATGAGCCATGCGAAGGGAGTTGGCGCGAGCGCATGGCGACGCTCGCCGCGGACAGTCGTCGTGCCTATCGCGAGCTGGTCGATCGCGATGGTTTCGTCGATTATTTTCGTGCCGCGACACCTATCGACGTGATCGAGCAGATGGCCTTAGGATCGCGCCCATCACGTCGGCGCAGCATGCGCGGCGTGGAGGATCTGCGCGCCATTCCGTGGGTATTTGCCTGGACCCAATGCCGGTCGATCATCACCGGCTGGTATGGCCTCGGTGCTGCGCTCGAACAGGCTGTGGCAAGGCATGGCGAAGCTGTATGGATTGAAATGGCGCGTGATTGGCCGTTCTTTGCCAACCTGCTCGATGACGTGGAAATGGTGTTGGCTAAGTGCGATCTGGATATTGCCGAAGCCTTTTCAAAATTGTCTGGTCCACTTCATGACACGTTCTTCACGATGATCCGTGACGAATTCAACCGCACCCGGTATTGGTTGCTGCGCTTGAAGGGCAGCGAGGATCTCTTGCGCGATGATCCACGGCTGTCTCTGTCGATCCGCCTGCGCAACCCGTACGTGGATCCCATGAGCCTGATGCAGGTCGACTTGTTGCAGCGCTGGCGCGCAGCGGATCGCAGCGATGAACATCTGCTGCGTGCATTGGTGGCTTGTGTCAATGGCGTGGCACAAGGTTTGCAGAACACGGGCTGA
- a CDS encoding TIGR00645 family protein, protein MEQPHQPRLGSLPILIFGSRWLQLPLYVGLIVAQCVYVYLFAKELWHLIHEAPTLGEQDIMLIVLGLIDVVMISNLLIMVIVGGYETFVSRLGLENHPDQPEWLSHVNASVLKVKLAMAIIGISSIHLLKTFIAAGALEGLPFCSPEMLATMAQSDGTGAMLKCATLTQAGVMWQTIIHIAFILSAMGIAWTDRLMHSHVASANNPH, encoded by the coding sequence ATGGAACAGCCCCATCAGCCTCGCCTCGGCTCGCTGCCGATTCTCATCTTCGGTTCGCGCTGGTTGCAGTTGCCGCTTTACGTCGGTTTGATCGTTGCGCAATGCGTCTACGTGTACCTGTTTGCCAAAGAGTTATGGCATCTTATCCACGAGGCGCCGACGCTCGGTGAGCAGGACATCATGCTGATCGTGCTGGGTCTGATCGACGTGGTGATGATTTCCAACCTGCTGATCATGGTCATCGTTGGCGGTTACGAGACATTCGTCTCGCGCCTCGGTCTTGAGAATCACCCGGACCAACCCGAATGGTTGTCGCACGTGAATGCATCCGTGCTGAAGGTGAAGCTGGCGATGGCGATCATCGGTATTTCATCCATTCACCTGCTCAAGACCTTTATCGCGGCCGGCGCACTTGAAGGCTTGCCGTTCTGCTCACCGGAGATGTTGGCCACTATGGCGCAGAGCGATGGCACTGGAGCCATGCTCAAGTGTGCCACGCTTACACAGGCGGGCGTGATGTGGCAAACCATCATCCACATTGCCTTCATCCTCTCCGCGATGGGTATTGCGTGGACGGATCGCTTGATGCATTCGCACGTTGCGAGCGCGAATAACCCACATTGA